The window CTGAATCTTTTTCTTTTTGTAAAATGAATCATGAAAATTTGGATAAAATATCTTATAGGTTCTGTTCTAGGCATTATAATTGCGGCTATTTCTTCTTCCGATAGTGCATTCTTTAATGCAGCTGTTGATTTTGCCGCTAATATTGCTATTCAATTCGGCCGTTATTCCTTATATCCCGTTTTATTTTTTGGGTTTACCGTAAGTATATCTAAATTACGTGAAAGCCGTTCCTTACTAAAACTTTCGATATATATTGCCGTTTTTATTATTCTTTCATCCCTTTTGGCAGCCCTTTTAGGTTTGATTTCTATCTCTATCAGCTCTCCGCCGAGAATCCCTATCTTTGTTGAAGAGACAAGTTCTGTCGAGAATTTGGGCGTTATGGAGTCCTTTTTACGGCTCTTCCCGTCAAGTGCATTTGAAGCCTTTATGGATGGGCTTTATATACTTCCGCTTTGTATCTTTGCCGGCTTTGCAGGAGCAGCTTGTGCTGTCGATAAAAATATTTCCAAACCTGTTTTTACCCTTTTTGATTCCTTATCAAGAGTTTCTTATGCCGTTATGGCTTTTTTTGTAGATATGTTTTCAATAGGACTTATTGCAGTATCCGTAAACTGGTTTATCAAGTTCCAAGCCATGCTTTCAACCAAATTTTTTACCGGCTTGGTTGTGCTTTTATTGGTAGATTTTTTTATAATAGCCTTAATAATATATCCTATAATCTTAAAAATAATGTGTAAAGATATAAATCCTTACAAGGTGCTCTATGCTTCGATAGCTCCTGTTTGTGCAGCTTTTTTTTCGGGCGATACCAATTTAACCTTGCCTATCTTATTGCGCCATTCAAACGAGAGCTTGGGTGTCAGAAGGAGAATTTCTTCGGTATCCTTGCCTGTTTTTTCGGTTTTCGGCAGGGCAGGAAGCGCGATGGTTGTTACCATAAGCTTTATTGTAATTTTAAACTCTTATTCCAGTTTGGGTATAAGTTTTGAGGATAGATTTTGGCTTGTCGGTATTTCTACCCTTTTTTCGTTCTTTTTAGGCCGTTTCCCCATAACGGGAACCTATGTTTCCCTTGTTGCCGTTTGCGCTATATACGGACGGGGCTTTGAATCCGGGTTTTTAATTTTGCGTCCGGCAGCCTTTTTTATAGGCTCGGTAGCTGCCGCCATTGATGCCTTAACAGCCATGGTGGGAACATATATAATCGGTCACTTGTCTAAGATGACTAATACACGCACTTTAAGATTCTTTATATAAGAGCTTTTCTTTATGTAAGAGCTTTGATTGAATATTGTTAAAAAAAAGGAAGAGAGAAATGAACTGTATTTTTTTGGGCCCGCCGGGCGCAGGAAAGGGAACCCTTGCTTTTGAGGTTTCAAAATCGTATAAGATTCCGCATATTTCGACCGGAGATCTTTTTAGAGCTGCAATCAAGGAGCAAACCGACTTGGGGAAAAAAGTTAAGGCTGTCATTGATTCCGGGGCATTGGTAAGCGACGACCTTACAATCGCCCTTGTAAAGGAAAGGTTGGAAAGGGATGACACCAAAAAAGGTTTTATCCTCGACGGCTTTCCCCGTACAATCGCTCAGGCCGATGCCCTAGAGGACATCGTAAAAATAGATTCCGTTATCAACTTCGATATAAGCGATGATGAGGTTATCAAACGCCTTTCAGGAAGAAGGGTTTGTTCCTCATGCGGTCAAAGTTTTCATATCGAATTCGTAAAACCGAAAAAAGAAGGCATTTGCGATTCATGTTCCGGAGATCTGATGATCCGTCCGGATGATAAAATTGAAGCAATCCAAAAACGCCTTGAAACTTACAGAAACCAAACAGCTCCGTTAATCGACTATTATACAAAAAAAGATCTGATAGTAAATATAGATGCCCGCCCGGCATCGGAGAAGGTATTGGCTTCTTTTAAAGTAAAATTTCCGCATTAGAGGAAAATTTTTAGAATAAGCGCCGTTACTGTCTTACTGTCTATAACCAATACTTTTATATATCCTCCGATATAAAAAGTATGGCCGAAAGGAGAAAAAACTGCAATGTTTTATCGGCAAGGCAATTCGCTTTATTTAATTCCGGCTTTTAAGCGTTCGACGGGAATGCGTTCCGGATACTTGCCTTCGGTAAGGATTTCGGTCAAATATTTATTGTCCAAAATCATATCGTCGCGAATGAGTTGCCAGTTGCATTTTTTACGGAAGATGATTTTGAACAGCAAAAAGTTCATAATCGGTCCGATGACGGGAGTCGTTATACCGAACGATTCCGTGTGAGAAAAGCGGCAGCCGTCTTTTGTTCGCGTCCCTTCAAATGTGATAAAAGCGGTTCCCTTGTCGCTTTTAAATACGAACCGAAAATGGTCGTTGTCGCGTTCGCTCGTTACTATGGTGCCGGTTACGTCGTAGTCGAGCCCCATAACGATTTCGTAAAAGCGGACTTTGCTGCCCGTATTTACGTTCCCGTTGTACAGTTCGCATTCCAAATGATACGGACTCCACTTGACGAATTCCTCTTCAAAATTGTCTGCCCACGCGCACAGTTTTTCGAACGGTGCGCTAATGTCAACCTGTTCATGCAAGGTTATCATACACAATCCTCCTATATTTTTCTTTTTCCGCAGCCGGAGCGTTCAAAGCACCGGCGCAGAAGTCAATCATGCAGTCCATGAGTTTTCGGGCGCTGCCTTCTTTTTTTTCGTGAACATAGCCGAAATCGTACATCATTTCTCCTATGCCGCCGGCGATAAAAACGGCCGTTTTATGAACCGTTTCGGCGTCCGCTTTGTACCAATCCAGTGAGCGGATAAATATTTCCCAAACTTCAACAAATTTTTGTGTCAGTTCTTCTTTGAGTTTTAATGAGTACAAAAGATTGTCCGGCGAAGCGGCCGCTTCTTTTCCGTGAGCGTCGGCTTTTACCGTTTTTAAAAACAGGCGCGTTACTTGAGTCATAAGCGATTGCGCGTCGTCTTTGTGAGTGTCGATTGCATCCTGTACGGATTTTACATAGCGCTCGGAGTACCGGCGCAAAACGGCGCGGTAAATTGCTTCCTTCGATTCAAAATAATAATAAAAAACGCTCGGCGAAGACGTCCTGTCGTTTGCCTCATCCAAAATATCCCGAACAGACGTATTCGTATAGCCTTTTGAAAAAAACAGCGTTGTCGCCGCATCGATCAATTGATTTTGCCGGCTTTCTCTGTCTTCTTGCCGACTTTCTCTGTTTTCGTCTTTTTCAGGCATAGGCACTTCCTCCTTTTATAGAATAATATTCTATAGACATTATAGAACATTGTTCTACAAAATGCAAGGGGTTTTATTGCCTCACGTTAAATCTAACCTAAAAAAATTGTCTGGACTTACCGGAATAAGCCTTTATCCCTGCAGCACGCTTTCTACATATTGAGGATTAGCCGAAACGATTTTAAGTAGAGACAAGGCCGCCCCATCAGGCTTACGCCTGCCTTGTTCCCAGTTTCGTAAGGTACCGATACTGATATTAAGCATAGATGCAAATTCTTCTTGTGTTTTATTTGTCTTACTGCGTATTTTGGCAATATCCAAAGGCTCTATTTCAAAAACTCTGGCGGGAGGAATTTCTCCTTTTTCAATTAAAACAGCTTCCTTTACGCTTTGGAGTAATTCGGCAAACATCTCATCACTCATTTTTTTTCTTTTAAACATAAAAACTCCTTATAAACCTTTAATAAAACTTGCCAACATATTTATTTGTTTTTTTGTAATGCTCTCTGCATCACTTTTTGAATAAGCAAACAACAAATATATCTTTGTTTCAGTTTTTATAAAATAAATAATCCTAATACCGCCGCTTTTTCCGGTATTCTTTTTGCTCCATCTTATTTTTCGTATTCCGCCGCCACCCTTAATCAATTTACCTTTCAATGGATTACATACTAGATATTCTTTAAATTGTTTATATGTATCTTCGTCCAGTAGCCTATTTATTTGTTTTGTAAAAACAGGCGTTTCTATAATTCGCATATCTTATTATACGCCATTGGCGTAAATATGTCAATTATAATTAATAAGTTTTCTCAAAAACGTTGTATTAATTTTCAAAATATTAATTATTATAATTTAGTCAGACCTGCCGCAGTAAATATAAAAAAACTAGGCTGTGAATACCTTTCTTTTGGAAAGGCAGGATGGACAGCCTAGTTTTGTAGAGGTAAAACTGTGATTCGTTTACCTTGAGAGTTTAGATATGCTCAAAGCGTGCCGTAAAGAAGCGGAGTTGTTTAGGTTCGTAAACGAACTTTAATCCTTTTATAACTTCCTTGTGTTTGTACAATTTAATAACGGCATCTGCTACAATGTCCATGTGTTTATATGTATAAACACGGCGCGGAATTGTTAAGCGGACTGTTTCAAGCTTTGGTACGTGGTTTTCCCTTGTTTTGGGATCGCGTCCTGCAGAAACGATACCGCGTTCCATACTTCTAACTCCCGATTCGATATAAAGCT of the Treponema denticola ATCC 35405 genome contains:
- a CDS encoding dicarboxylate/amino acid:cation symporter, producing the protein MKIWIKYLIGSVLGIIIAAISSSDSAFFNAAVDFAANIAIQFGRYSLYPVLFFGFTVSISKLRESRSLLKLSIYIAVFIILSSLLAALLGLISISISSPPRIPIFVEETSSVENLGVMESFLRLFPSSAFEAFMDGLYILPLCIFAGFAGAACAVDKNISKPVFTLFDSLSRVSYAVMAFFVDMFSIGLIAVSVNWFIKFQAMLSTKFFTGLVVLLLVDFFIIALIIYPIILKIMCKDINPYKVLYASIAPVCAAFFSGDTNLTLPILLRHSNESLGVRRRISSVSLPVFSVFGRAGSAMVVTISFIVILNSYSSLGISFEDRFWLVGISTLFSFFLGRFPITGTYVSLVAVCAIYGRGFESGFLILRPAAFFIGSVAAAIDALTAMVGTYIIGHLSKMTNTRTLRFFI
- a CDS encoding adenylate kinase; this translates as MNCIFLGPPGAGKGTLAFEVSKSYKIPHISTGDLFRAAIKEQTDLGKKVKAVIDSGALVSDDLTIALVKERLERDDTKKGFILDGFPRTIAQADALEDIVKIDSVINFDISDDEVIKRLSGRRVCSSCGQSFHIEFVKPKKEGICDSCSGDLMIRPDDKIEAIQKRLETYRNQTAPLIDYYTKKDLIVNIDARPASEKVLASFKVKFPH
- a CDS encoding SRPBCC family protein; its protein translation is MITLHEQVDISAPFEKLCAWADNFEEEFVKWSPYHLECELYNGNVNTGSKVRFYEIVMGLDYDVTGTIVTSERDNDHFRFVFKSDKGTAFITFEGTRTKDGCRFSHTESFGITTPVIGPIMNFLLFKIIFRKKCNWQLIRDDMILDNKYLTEILTEGKYPERIPVERLKAGIK
- a CDS encoding TetR/AcrR family transcriptional regulator; the protein is MPEKDENRESRQEDRESRQNQLIDAATTLFFSKGYTNTSVRDILDEANDRTSSPSVFYYYFESKEAIYRAVLRRYSERYVKSVQDAIDTHKDDAQSLMTQVTRLFLKTVKADAHGKEAAASPDNLLYSLKLKEELTQKFVEVWEIFIRSLDWYKADAETVHKTAVFIAGGIGEMMYDFGYVHEKKEGSARKLMDCMIDFCAGALNAPAAEKEKYRRIVYDNLA
- the nadS gene encoding NadS family protein produces the protein MFKRKKMSDEMFAELLQSVKEAVLIEKGEIPPARVFEIEPLDIAKIRSKTNKTQEEFASMLNISIGTLRNWEQGRRKPDGAALSLLKIVSANPQYVESVLQG
- a CDS encoding type II toxin-antitoxin system RelE/ParE family toxin, which gives rise to MRIIETPVFTKQINRLLDEDTYKQFKEYLVCNPLKGKLIKGGGGIRKIRWSKKNTGKSGGIRIIYFIKTETKIYLLFAYSKSDAESITKKQINMLASFIKGL